A stretch of the Vitis vinifera cultivar Pinot Noir 40024 chromosome 16, ASM3070453v1 genome encodes the following:
- the LOC132252580 gene encoding rust resistance kinase Lr10-like has product MMFREAKLVALALFHTFLLAICAANGNQICRPSSCGEIQNISNPFRLKGDPSGCGDPDYELVCQNNRAMVNGREGEKYYVADINYDHYTIRVVDPGVEKGNCLSTPLYFLTRENSDYYGPYYLEWKGMTSTAVFMNCDQPISDGSYIPITPCNATSSSSQAYVYALVGGESMEVGDIKYSCTISKTIITQFLKSGNLSMSDLQEMLLLGLELSFLSFRCKSKCEVKGLECDVNYGSHTVQCYKPWNSLKWFFLYIRAILGVDRFIEYFGYLSDGGVTTLQVGAVLIFQLMVMIIIGRAVIGILCLFAYLIYKFRRRHLSLDDDIEEFLHNYQNLRPIKYTYSDIKKMTYNFKHKLGQGGFGSVYKGKLRSGRIVAVKMLVMSKANGQDFINEVATIGRIHHVNVVRLVGFCIQRSKWALIYDYMPNGSLDKFVFLDQENNIPLSWERLYKIALGVGRGIEYLHQGCDMQILHFDIKPHNILLDEDFTPKVSDFGLAKLYSTDESIVSVTAARGTLGYIAPELFYKNIGGVSFKADVYSFGMLLLEMVGKRKNVNAFAEHSSQIYFPSWIYDRYDQGEDMEMGDATEDEKKYVRKMVIVALW; this is encoded by the exons ATGATGTTTAGAGAAGCAAAACTTGTGGCGTTAGCGCTCTTCCACACTTTCTTGCTTGCAATTTGTGCTGCTAATGGAAACCAGATTTGCAGACCCTCTTCTTGTGGAGAGATTCAAAACATCAGCAACCCTTTCCGATTGAAAGGTGATCCATCGGGGTGTGGTGATCCTGACTATGAACTGGTCTGCCAAAACAATCGTGCTATGGTAAACGGCCGGGAGGGTGAGAAATACTATGTTGCTGATATCAACTACGATCACTATACCATTCGGGTAGTGGATCCTGGAGTCGAAAAGGGCAACTGTCTCTCGACTCCTCTCTATTTCTTGACAAGAGAAAACTCCGATTATTACGGTCCATATTATTTGGAGTGGAAGGGAATGACCAGTACAGCAGTTTTCATGAATTGCGACCAGCCAATAAGTGACGGCAGCTACATTCCTATCACTCCTTGCAATGCGACTTCATCTTCCTCACAAGCATATGTTTATGCACTAGTCGGAGGCGAGTCCATGGAAGTAGGAGATATTAAGTATTCATGCACCATCAGCAAGACTATTATTACTCAATTCTTGAAGTCCGGCAATCTTTCAATGTCAGATTTGCAAGAAATGCTGCTGCTGGGGCTTGAACTTTCATTCTTGAGCTTCCGCTGCAAAAGCAAATGCGAGGTGAAAGGGCTAGAATGCGATGTGAATTATGGCAGTCATACCGTACAGTGCTATAAAC CTTGGAACTCTCTGAAATGGTTCTTTCTCTATATCA GAGCTATATTAGGTGTGGACCGTTTTATCGAAT ACTTCGGATATCTTTCGGATGGAGGCGTAACAACTTTACAAG TTGGGGCAGTCTTGATATTTCAACTCATGG TCATGATCATCATCGGACGAGCTGTGATTGGTATTTTGTGCCTCTTTGCCTATTTAATTTACAAGTTTCGACGGAGACACTTATCATTAGATGATGATATTGAAGAATTCCTACATAACTACCAAAATCTTCGACCAATCAAATACACATATTCAGACATAAAGAAGATGACTTATAATTTTAAGCACAAATTGGGTCAAGGAGGTTTTGGCTCTGTGTACAAAGGAAAACTCCGAAGTGGCCGCATTGTAGCTGTAAAAATGTTGGTTATGTCAAAGGCTAATGGGCAAGATTTTATCAATGAAGTTGCTACAATTGGAAGAATTCATCATGTTAATGTGGTGAGACTTGTTGGATTTTGCATACAAAGATCAAAATGGGCCCTTATATATGACTACATGCCCAATGGATCTCTTGATaagtttgtttttcttgatCAAGAAAACAACATTCCTTTGAGTTGGGAAAGATTATACAAGATTGCACTTGGAGTAGGACGTGGGATCGAATACTTACATCAAGGGTGTGATatgcaaattcttcattttgatatcaagccaCACAACATTCTTCTCGATGAAGACTTCACACCAAAAGTTTCAGATTTCGGTCTTGCAAAATTATACTCAACAGATGAAAGTATTGTATCAGTCACTGCTGCTAGAGGAACCTTGGGCTACATTGCTCCTGAATTGTTCTACAAAAACATTGGAGGTGTATCATTTAAGgctgatgtttatagttttggaatgttgttaTTGGAAATGgtgggaaaaaggaagaatgtgAATGCATTTGCAGAGCATTCAAGTCAAATATATTTCCCATCTTGGATTTATGATAGATATGATCAAGGAGAGGACATGGAAATGGGAGATGCCACTGAGGATGAAAAAAAGTATGTAAGGAAAATGGTGATAGTTGCACTATGGTGA